The DNA window CAGGCCCAGTAGTGTACgcacatgatgaatacaaagataAGAAACAGCCCAAAATGCCAGCGAAGCACTCGGTTGTCTCCTACATACTGCATCTGCATGCCGAGGACGCGTCTCACTCATGCAGAGTAGCGTACGTCACGTAGCTGGAGTAATCCCTGCCCTTCCTCTCCCCTGGCGGCGGCGCCGAAGCCGAATCCTTGGCAGCTGTGGTGGGGCACGTCAGCTGagcgctcgccgccgccgggcACGCCTTTGGCTGCCTCTGGAACGCCGCGCAATCAGCCGGACGCCTCTGGCTGGCGAGGCCCGGAATGCAGTTGTTGTGCACGTCCAGCAGGCCGTCTTTGATCAGCGCCGCGCATGCCGGCCCGACGGAGGTGAAGTAGTTGCCGGACAGCGTGAGGTTGGCGAGGCGGCCAGCCGGCGGCCCGGCGGCGAGCTTGCAGAGCGCGTCGGGCACCTCTCCGTAGAGGCGGTTTCCTGCCAGGTTGAGCTGCTCGACACTGCGGAGGCACGAGAAGGACGCCGGGATCGGGCCGGTGAGCTGGTTCATGCCGGCGTCGATCACAGCTGCCTTGTGGAGCATGCCGAGCTCGTGGGGAAGGCATCCCGAGAGCTGGTTATTAAGGAGGACCAGCTCGAGGAGGGAGTCTTGCAGGTGGCCGATCGATGGTGGGATTTGCCCCGTGAGCTTGTTGTTGGCGAGGGCGAGAAAACTCAGCGCGGAGAAGCCAATGTCTGCAGGAAGTACTCCAGATAAGCGGTTGTTGTTAAGGATGAGCACCTTACCGTTCGTCCAACCAGGTCTTGATactagttcttcttctttctggatgCCATATCCGAAATTGCAAAGTATGCTGGCCCCGGTCTTGATAAGCAACTCTATTTCAGCGTAAGTACACAGTCTGCCAAGTGGTTGATATGTTTGATCAGCAGGGTTATCGGCAAGACGGGGGATATCACCACCAAATCTGTTGGAGGTTGCCTCGAAAATTGCAAGGTCGGGGAGCTGGTCGATGAAACCTTGTAGCTTCGGGGCGCACACGCCGAAACCATGGAAGTTGATGGATGTGATGGTGAGGTTCTTGCTGGGTACG is part of the Miscanthus floridulus cultivar M001 chromosome 9, ASM1932011v1, whole genome shotgun sequence genome and encodes:
- the LOC136481355 gene encoding uncharacterized protein At4g06744-like codes for the protein MACHVKYPLFLLWSCAATLLIAYSAEAEQSPGPGSGKNSLPYYPQPYDFPNEQLYQAYLVIQRFKKTITCDPRKITSTWAGHDICGKASYLGFSCSSPSVPSKNLTITSINFHGFGVCAPKLQGFIDQLPDLAIFEATSNRFGGDIPRLADNPADQTYQPLGRLCTYAEIELLIKTGASILCNFGYGIQKEEELVSRPGWTNGKVLILNNNRLSGVLPADIGFSALSFLALANNKLTGQIPPSIGHLQDSLLELVLLNNQLSGCLPHELGMLHKAAVIDAGMNQLTGPIPASFSCLRSVEQLNLAGNRLYGEVPDALCKLAAGPPAGRLANLTLSGNYFTSVGPACAALIKDGLLDVHNNCIPGLASQRRPADCAAFQRQPKACPAAASAQLTCPTTAAKDSASAPPPGERKGRDYSSYVTYATLHE